In Vibrio tritonius, the following are encoded in one genomic region:
- the glnA gene encoding glutamate--ammonia ligase — protein MSVENVLSLIQENEVKFVDLRFTDTKGKEQHVSIPAHQVDADFFEEGKMFDGSSVAGWKGINESDMVMMPDAASAVLDPFTEDSTLNIRCDILEPATMQGYDRDPRSIAKRAEEYMRSTGIADTVLVGPEPEFFLFDDVRFSSDMSGSFYKIDDVEAAWNTGTKYEDGNKGHRPGVKGGYFPVAPVDSSQDIRSAMCLIMEEMGLVVEAHHHEVATAGQNEIATRFNTMTAKADEIQIYKYVVHNVAHAFGKTATFMPKPLVGDNGSGMHVHQSLAKDGVNLFAGDKYGGLSETALYYIGGVIKHARAINAFANASTNSYKRLVPGFEAPVMLAYSARNRSASIRIPVVPSPKARRIEVRFPDPTANPYLAFSALLMAGLDGIKNKIHPGDAMDKDLYDLPAEEAAEIPQVAESFEIALKALDADREFLTAGGVFSDDFIDSYISLKSEDVTKVRMTTSPVEFELYYSV, from the coding sequence ATGTCAGTAGAAAATGTTCTATCGCTGATCCAAGAAAACGAAGTAAAGTTTGTTGACTTACGTTTCACCGATACAAAAGGTAAAGAGCAACACGTATCAATCCCAGCTCACCAAGTCGACGCAGACTTCTTCGAAGAAGGTAAAATGTTCGATGGTTCTTCTGTTGCTGGCTGGAAAGGTATTAACGAATCAGACATGGTGATGATGCCAGACGCAGCATCTGCTGTACTTGACCCATTCACTGAAGATTCAACTCTAAACATTCGTTGTGACATTCTAGAACCTGCAACTATGCAAGGTTATGACCGCGACCCTCGCTCAATCGCTAAGCGTGCTGAAGAGTACATGCGTTCAACTGGTATCGCTGATACTGTTCTGGTTGGTCCAGAACCTGAATTCTTCCTTTTCGATGACGTTCGCTTCTCCTCTGACATGTCAGGCTCATTCTACAAAATCGACGATGTAGAGGCTGCATGGAACACAGGTACTAAATACGAAGATGGCAACAAAGGCCACCGTCCAGGTGTTAAAGGCGGTTACTTCCCAGTAGCTCCTGTAGATTCATCACAAGATATCCGTTCTGCTATGTGCCTAATCATGGAAGAAATGGGTCTGGTTGTTGAAGCTCACCACCATGAAGTGGCAACTGCAGGTCAAAACGAAATCGCAACTCGTTTCAACACTATGACTGCCAAAGCTGACGAAATCCAAATCTACAAATACGTTGTTCACAACGTTGCGCACGCATTTGGTAAAACAGCGACATTTATGCCTAAACCACTAGTTGGTGACAACGGTTCTGGTATGCACGTTCACCAATCTTTGGCAAAAGACGGTGTGAACCTATTTGCTGGTGACAAATACGGCGGTCTTTCTGAAACAGCACTTTACTACATTGGTGGTGTTATCAAACACGCACGTGCAATCAACGCATTTGCTAACGCATCAACTAACTCATACAAACGTCTTGTTCCTGGCTTCGAAGCACCAGTTATGCTTGCTTACTCAGCACGTAACCGTTCTGCTTCTATCCGTATCCCTGTGGTACCAAGCCCTAAAGCACGTCGTATCGAAGTTCGTTTCCCAGATCCAACAGCTAACCCATACCTAGCATTCTCTGCATTGCTAATGGCTGGTCTTGATGGCATCAAGAACAAGATCCACCCTGGTGATGCAATGGATAAAGACTTGTACGACCTACCTGCAGAAGAAGCAGCAGAAATTCCACAAGTTGCAGAAAGCTTTGAAATCGCACTTAAAGCTCTTGATGCAGACCGTGAATTCTTAACGGCTGGCGGTGTATTCTCTGACGACTTCATCGATTCATACATCAGTTTGAAATCTGAAGACGTAACTAAAGTACGTATGACTACTTCACCTGTAGAATTCGAACTATACTACTCTGTATAA
- a CDS encoding RNA recognition motif domain-containing protein yields the protein MNSKKSLLITVVFALVGAFLFSQIEIQPAVSFLIGVIVTFFICNFLFNTNNAPQTNTTLGTTTLYVGNLPYKANESNVRDLFAEHGEVFAVRLMKDKRTGKRRGFGFVVMSSVTAENAITKLNEADYMQRTLKVRVANDPKHPNEDMSE from the coding sequence ATGAACTCTAAAAAATCTCTTTTGATTACTGTTGTTTTTGCATTGGTAGGTGCGTTTCTATTTAGTCAAATAGAAATACAACCTGCTGTTAGTTTCTTGATTGGTGTGATCGTCACCTTTTTTATTTGCAATTTTTTATTCAATACCAACAACGCACCTCAAACAAACACAACACTTGGTACAACAACTCTCTATGTGGGAAACCTACCTTATAAAGCAAACGAATCGAATGTCCGTGATTTATTTGCTGAGCATGGAGAAGTCTTCGCCGTACGATTGATGAAGGATAAACGCACAGGTAAACGTCGTGGATTTGGTTTTGTAGTGATGTCATCGGTTACTGCTGAGAACGCCATAACAAAATTAAATGAAGCCGACTATATGCAAAGAACCTTGAAGGTTCGCGTTGCTAATGACCCTAAACATCCGAATGAAGATATGTCTGAATAG
- the murI gene encoding glutamate racemase, translated as MTNTNRHKILIFDSGVGGLSVYQQIQERLPQLDVVYFFDNAAYPYGELTQDILLERVERFVTELVHKERIDLVVIACNTASTIVLPRLRAKLTMPIVGVVPAIKPASLLANLAVGLIATPATVTRQYTHELIRHFSQDKKVELLGSTRLVDMAEEKLRGKEVNQQELRSVLLPLIGKIDVAVLGCTHFPLIKNEIQSVFGNSVTLVDSGEAIARRVESLLCPERSPDNNPPSKLLNKIYSSAPAWEEGALNERLSLLGFKPIQTYLHSDV; from the coding sequence GTGACTAATACCAATCGACACAAAATTCTGATTTTTGACTCTGGAGTCGGGGGGCTATCTGTTTACCAGCAGATTCAAGAACGCTTACCCCAATTAGATGTTGTCTATTTTTTCGATAATGCGGCTTATCCATATGGAGAGCTGACACAAGATATTTTACTTGAAAGAGTGGAACGGTTTGTCACGGAGTTGGTGCACAAAGAAAGAATCGATTTGGTCGTGATTGCTTGCAATACGGCGAGTACGATTGTTTTGCCTCGATTAAGGGCTAAATTAACAATGCCTATTGTCGGGGTTGTTCCTGCAATAAAACCGGCTTCTTTACTTGCAAATCTTGCCGTAGGCCTAATTGCGACACCTGCGACAGTGACTAGGCAATATACTCATGAATTGATCCGCCATTTTTCTCAAGATAAGAAAGTTGAGCTACTCGGTTCCACAAGGCTTGTTGATATGGCTGAAGAAAAGCTACGAGGAAAAGAAGTTAACCAGCAAGAGCTGCGATCAGTACTACTGCCACTTATTGGAAAGATTGATGTAGCAGTACTGGGGTGTACTCACTTCCCATTGATTAAAAATGAAATTCAATCGGTTTTTGGGAATAGCGTGACGCTGGTGGATTCAGGGGAAGCAATAGCAAGAAGGGTTGAGTCACTGCTTTGCCCTGAGCGAAGTCCTGATAATAACCCTCCAAGCAAATTACTCAATAAGATCTACAGTAGCGCACCAGCTTGGGAAGAAGGTGCGCTAAATGAACGTTTGTCCTTATTGGGCTTTAAACCTATTCAGACATATCTTCATTCGGATGTTTAG
- a CDS encoding virulence factor BrkB family protein, which translates to MLNTSHPLLTDSLRYLRYLMARMGHDRINVSAGYLAYITLISIVPMLTVLLSILSSFTVFSNVGEVIQDFVITHFVPAAGDAVSGALKQFISNTGKMTIVGSLFLFVAAIMLISNVDKNLNYIWRVRNKRRMVFSFSMYWMFLTLGPILIGASIALSSYVMSLKIIENETLTGAFDFFLRWLPIILSFLAFMVLYLLVPNKKVRFHHAIAGAISAAVLFELSKKGFAVYITQFPSYQLIYGALAAIPILFVWVYLCWLIVLIGAEITASLGEKESWKESVVVNEDLTTEIAIKGKVSDSIDSTSK; encoded by the coding sequence ATGTTGAACACCTCTCATCCTTTATTGACAGATTCACTACGTTACTTGCGCTACCTCATGGCTCGTATGGGGCACGACCGTATTAACGTAAGTGCGGGCTATTTGGCCTACATTACTCTTATTTCTATTGTGCCAATGTTAACTGTTTTGCTCTCTATTCTGTCCTCATTTACCGTATTTTCGAACGTGGGAGAGGTTATTCAGGACTTTGTTATTACCCATTTCGTCCCTGCGGCTGGCGATGCCGTAAGTGGAGCTTTGAAGCAGTTCATAAGTAATACCGGTAAAATGACGATTGTCGGAAGTTTGTTCTTATTCGTTGCTGCTATCATGTTGATCTCGAATGTGGATAAAAACTTAAATTACATATGGCGAGTAAGAAATAAAAGACGCATGGTCTTCTCTTTTTCTATGTATTGGATGTTTTTGACCTTAGGACCAATATTAATTGGGGCAAGTATTGCGCTCAGTTCTTATGTTATGTCGTTAAAAATTATCGAAAATGAGACGTTAACGGGAGCGTTTGACTTTTTTCTGCGTTGGCTTCCCATTATTCTCTCTTTCTTGGCTTTCATGGTACTGTATCTGCTTGTCCCTAATAAGAAAGTCAGGTTTCATCATGCTATAGCGGGGGCTATTTCAGCAGCAGTCTTGTTCGAATTAAGCAAGAAAGGCTTTGCTGTCTATATTACCCAGTTTCCTTCTTATCAATTGATTTATGGTGCGTTGGCTGCAATCCCTATTCTGTTTGTATGGGTTTATCTATGTTGGCTAATTGTGTTGATTGGTGCCGAGATCACTGCCTCTCTGGGTGAAAAAGAGTCTTGGAAAGAAAGTGTGGTGGTTAATGAGGACTTGACGACAGAAATCGCAATAAAAGGAAAAGTAAGTGATAGCATTGATTCAACGAGTAAGTGA
- the typA gene encoding translational GTPase TypA — MATPQIEKLRNIAIIAHVDHGKTTLVDKLLQQSGTLESRGEVEERVMDSNDIEKERGITILAKNTAINWNDYRINIVDTPGHADFGGEVERIMSMVDSVLLIVDAVDGPMPQTRFVTQKAFAHGLKPIVVINKIDRPGARPDWVMDQVFDLFDNLGATDEQLDFKVVYASALNGWASIEEGETGENMEPLFQTIVDVVSAPNVDPDGGLQMQISQLDYSSYVGVIGVGRVTRGTVRPNQQVTVISADGKKRNGKVGTVLGYLGLQRFEDELATAGDIVAITGLGELKISDTICDVNNVEALPALSVDEPTVTMTFQVNTSPFAGKEGKFVTSRNILERLEKELVHNVALRVEQTDDPDRFRVSGRGELHLSILIENMRREGFELAVSRPEVILKTVDGQLMEPFETVTIDVLEENQGGIMESIGLRKGELKDMSPDGKGRVRLDFVMPSRGLIGFQTEFMTLTSGSGLLYHTFDHYGPHKGGNIGQRQNGVLISNATGKALTYALFNLQDRGRLFTEHGDEVYEGQLVGIHSRSNDLTVNCLKGKQLTNVRASGTDEAQVLTPAIKFTLEQALEFIDDDELVEVTPESIRLRKRHLTENDRKRAYRSGK; from the coding sequence ATGGCTACTCCACAAATTGAAAAACTAAGAAACATCGCGATCATCGCCCACGTTGACCACGGTAAAACCACCCTTGTTGACAAGCTACTACAACAGTCAGGCACATTAGAGTCTCGCGGTGAAGTTGAAGAGCGTGTCATGGACTCGAATGACATCGAAAAAGAGCGTGGCATTACTATTCTCGCTAAAAACACAGCGATTAATTGGAACGACTATCGTATCAATATCGTTGACACCCCTGGACACGCAGACTTCGGTGGCGAAGTAGAACGCATTATGTCTATGGTAGATTCAGTTCTACTTATTGTTGATGCGGTTGATGGGCCAATGCCACAAACTCGTTTCGTAACGCAAAAAGCGTTCGCACACGGTTTGAAACCAATCGTAGTTATCAACAAAATCGACCGTCCAGGCGCTCGCCCTGACTGGGTTATGGACCAAGTGTTCGACCTATTTGACAACCTAGGTGCAACTGATGAACAGCTAGATTTTAAAGTTGTTTATGCATCAGCTCTAAATGGTTGGGCAAGCATTGAAGAAGGTGAAACTGGCGAAAACATGGAACCATTGTTCCAAACCATCGTTGACGTAGTATCTGCTCCAAACGTAGACCCAGATGGCGGCCTACAGATGCAAATCTCTCAGCTAGACTACAGCTCATACGTTGGTGTTATCGGTGTTGGTCGTGTAACTCGCGGTACAGTACGTCCTAACCAACAAGTAACAGTTATCTCTGCCGACGGTAAAAAACGTAACGGTAAGGTAGGTACTGTTCTTGGTTACCTAGGTCTTCAACGTTTCGAAGATGAACTAGCAACAGCTGGTGACATCGTTGCAATCACTGGTCTTGGAGAGCTTAAAATCTCTGACACTATCTGTGATGTGAATAATGTTGAAGCATTACCGGCATTATCTGTTGATGAGCCAACAGTAACAATGACGTTCCAAGTAAATACTTCTCCGTTTGCGGGTAAAGAAGGTAAATTTGTAACGTCACGTAATATCCTTGAGCGTTTAGAGAAAGAGTTGGTACACAACGTAGCGCTGCGTGTTGAGCAAACTGACGATCCAGACCGTTTCCGCGTTTCTGGTCGTGGTGAACTTCACCTATCTATCTTGATCGAAAACATGCGTCGTGAAGGTTTTGAGCTAGCAGTATCTCGTCCTGAAGTTATTCTGAAAACCGTTGATGGCCAACTAATGGAACCGTTTGAAACGGTAACTATCGACGTTCTTGAAGAAAACCAAGGCGGCATCATGGAAAGCATCGGTTTACGTAAAGGTGAACTGAAAGACATGTCTCCAGATGGTAAAGGTCGTGTTCGTCTAGACTTCGTAATGCCTTCTCGTGGTTTGATCGGTTTCCAAACTGAGTTCATGACGCTAACCTCTGGTTCTGGTCTTCTATACCATACATTTGACCACTACGGCCCTCACAAAGGCGGTAACATCGGTCAGCGTCAAAATGGTGTGTTGATCTCTAACGCAACAGGTAAAGCCCTAACTTACGCTCTGTTCAACCTTCAAGACCGTGGTCGTCTGTTCACTGAACACGGTGATGAAGTGTATGAAGGTCAGCTAGTAGGTATTCACAGCCGTTCGAACGACCTAACTGTTAACTGTCTGAAAGGCAAACAGCTCACGAACGTTCGTGCATCTGGTACTGATGAAGCCCAGGTTCTTACTCCTGCAATCAAATTCACTCTAGAGCAAGCTCTTGAGTTCATCGATGATGACGAATTGGTAGAAGTAACACCTGAAAGCATCCGTCTACGTAAACGTCACTTAACAGAGAACGATCGTAAACGCGCATACCGCAGCGGTAAATAA
- a CDS encoding TonB-dependent receptor domain-containing protein translates to MKKSLIAVAVVSTAAHVHAANSQSSSINETVVVTANRFEQPQSAVLASVSIITRQDIESMQADSALEVLRTLPGVEINSLGGKAQDTSIYIRGTSTQHTLVLVDGVKINSATSGGASIGLIPAFAIEKIEVIRGPRAAIYGSDALGGVISITTAGKGKSLHKATIGYGDNNHKLLGWHSSGQLNEQTHGSFIAAKEKSDGHRVYQLAPSEDKHGYDSTSFFGSVNHQFNDQWRLEGSAYKQESDNEYASQYGGPKQESNNDFYSLIGGVNFQVDNYNSKLTVSTAHNEAWDGDANGSSGKSALFTRRNNVVWLNTLTPVDEVAVNIGLDYTKVKAHRGGTSTTDYDDTSKDNKAGFLTSLISVNEFTAEASVRHDDDSSFGGHSTWNVGLGYQLMDSLQVVANSGTGFKAPTFNDLYWPGQGNPELKPEESISNELGLRGYSDWIDWEVSVYKTDIDNLIEWAPVGAGGAWIPANVNKARIKGLEVSAIFDTWSIEHKLSAEWKDPINKETHEQLARRGKQNFSWLVSYNIAKFDLSMVANYVGDRRDNNNDKMGSYTTVDLATRYHFTDHFSMGVKVSNAFNESYVTGLGSGSYYYMADGRNVFASAEYKF, encoded by the coding sequence ATGAAAAAATCTCTTATTGCAGTGGCAGTGGTGTCAACTGCGGCGCATGTACATGCGGCAAATAGTCAATCTTCTTCAATAAATGAGACGGTAGTCGTTACTGCGAACCGTTTTGAACAGCCCCAGTCTGCTGTTTTAGCATCTGTAAGCATTATAACCCGCCAAGACATAGAAAGCATGCAAGCTGATAGTGCCCTTGAAGTGCTTCGAACCTTACCCGGTGTCGAGATCAACTCTTTGGGAGGTAAAGCTCAGGATACGTCTATATACATACGTGGCACCTCAACGCAGCATACTTTAGTACTGGTTGATGGTGTTAAAATTAATTCTGCTACTTCTGGTGGTGCATCTATTGGGTTAATCCCTGCTTTTGCAATTGAAAAAATCGAAGTGATCCGAGGGCCAAGAGCGGCTATCTATGGTTCTGATGCTCTGGGTGGTGTGATTAGTATTACGACTGCAGGTAAAGGAAAATCTTTGCATAAAGCGACGATAGGCTACGGTGATAACAACCATAAGCTGTTAGGTTGGCACTCTTCTGGCCAACTTAATGAACAAACACATGGTTCGTTTATTGCTGCGAAGGAAAAGAGTGATGGTCACCGTGTGTATCAACTTGCACCAAGTGAAGATAAGCACGGTTATGATTCAACGAGCTTTTTTGGTAGCGTAAACCATCAGTTCAATGACCAGTGGCGTTTGGAAGGGAGTGCTTATAAGCAGGAATCAGACAATGAATATGCCAGTCAGTATGGTGGTCCAAAGCAAGAGAGTAATAACGACTTTTACAGTCTAATCGGTGGAGTGAATTTTCAAGTCGACAATTATAATTCGAAATTGACGGTATCTACTGCGCACAACGAAGCGTGGGATGGCGATGCAAATGGCTCCTCAGGAAAAAGTGCGCTGTTTACTCGTCGTAACAATGTTGTTTGGCTGAATACACTGACCCCAGTTGATGAAGTTGCTGTGAATATTGGATTGGATTACACAAAAGTTAAAGCGCATCGTGGTGGTACCAGTACTACGGATTACGACGATACCAGTAAGGATAACAAAGCAGGTTTCCTTACTTCACTAATCAGTGTTAATGAATTTACCGCTGAGGCAAGTGTTCGGCATGATGATGACAGTTCATTTGGCGGACATTCTACTTGGAATGTTGGGCTGGGATATCAGTTAATGGATAGCCTTCAGGTTGTGGCAAATTCAGGTACTGGGTTTAAAGCACCAACATTTAACGACTTGTACTGGCCTGGTCAGGGTAATCCGGAACTAAAACCGGAAGAATCGATCTCCAATGAGCTAGGGTTACGTGGTTATTCAGACTGGATTGATTGGGAAGTTTCCGTTTATAAAACAGACATTGACAACCTAATTGAATGGGCTCCAGTTGGGGCTGGTGGCGCTTGGATCCCTGCTAACGTGAATAAAGCTCGAATAAAAGGTTTGGAAGTCTCAGCTATTTTTGATACATGGTCAATAGAGCATAAATTATCGGCAGAATGGAAAGATCCAATTAATAAAGAAACGCATGAGCAGTTGGCACGTCGTGGTAAGCAGAACTTTAGTTGGCTGGTGAGCTACAACATCGCTAAATTTGACCTATCGATGGTTGCTAATTATGTGGGTGACCGCAGAGATAATAATAACGATAAGATGGGTTCATATACCACTGTTGATCTGGCGACACGTTACCACTTTACAGACCATTTTAGTATGGGTGTAAAAGTCAGCAATGCTTTTAACGAGTCATATGTGACAGGCTTAGGTTCTGGTAGTTATTACTACATGGCTGATGGCCGAAATGTTTTTGCTAGCGCAGAGTATAAGTTTTAA
- the glnG gene encoding nitrogen regulation protein NR(I), whose product MSKGYVWVVDDDSSIRWVMEKTLSSANIKCETFSDAESVLMALERESPDVLVSDIRMPGIDGLELLNQVHSRSPELPIIIMTAHSDLDAAVNAYQQGAFEYLPKPFDVDETLTLVERAISHGQEQKKEHSHQLAHTDDTPEIIGEAPSMQEVFRAIGRLSRSSISVLINGESGTGKELVAHALHRHSPRAQKPFIALNMAAIPKDLIESELFGHEKGAFTGASTVRQGRFEQANGGTLFLDEIGDMPLDIQTRLLRVLADGQFYRVGGHSAIKVDVRIVAATHQNLEKLVHQGKFREDLFHRLNVIRIQIPALRERRQDIEKLTTHFLAMAAEELGVEMKTLHQKTLEILTRLDWPGNVRQLENMCRWLTVMATGSEVLPNDLPSELLAEKKNVDLDGDNTWQKQLEAWAKTALASGETDILSYALPEFERILLEAALTHTNGHKQDAAKVLGWGRNTLTRKLKELY is encoded by the coding sequence ATGAGTAAAGGATACGTATGGGTTGTTGATGACGATAGCTCAATTCGTTGGGTTATGGAAAAAACCCTCTCTTCTGCGAATATCAAATGTGAAACGTTCTCTGATGCTGAAAGTGTACTAATGGCCTTAGAACGAGAATCCCCTGATGTACTAGTATCAGATATCCGCATGCCTGGTATAGATGGTTTAGAATTACTAAATCAAGTGCACTCTCGCTCACCAGAGCTACCCATCATCATTATGACTGCACACTCAGATCTCGATGCGGCAGTTAACGCTTATCAGCAAGGTGCATTCGAGTATCTGCCAAAACCTTTCGATGTTGATGAAACGCTAACATTAGTAGAGCGTGCTATCTCCCATGGACAGGAACAGAAAAAAGAACATTCACATCAATTAGCCCATACTGATGATACACCTGAAATCATTGGCGAAGCACCTTCTATGCAAGAAGTATTTCGTGCAATAGGCCGCTTATCTCGCTCTTCAATCTCGGTATTAATAAACGGGGAGTCAGGCACTGGTAAAGAGCTAGTTGCTCATGCTTTACACCGTCATAGTCCTCGAGCACAGAAACCATTCATTGCTCTCAATATGGCCGCTATTCCGAAAGACTTAATTGAATCGGAGTTGTTTGGCCACGAAAAAGGAGCGTTTACTGGCGCAAGTACTGTTAGACAAGGGCGCTTTGAACAAGCGAATGGAGGGACGTTATTTTTAGACGAAATAGGCGATATGCCATTAGATATCCAAACACGATTATTGCGTGTACTAGCTGATGGGCAGTTTTACCGAGTTGGTGGTCATTCCGCAATCAAGGTTGATGTTCGTATCGTCGCAGCAACACACCAAAATCTTGAGAAACTCGTACATCAAGGTAAGTTTCGTGAAGACTTGTTCCACCGCTTAAATGTTATTCGCATTCAGATTCCAGCATTGCGAGAACGCCGTCAAGATATTGAAAAGTTGACCACCCACTTCTTAGCCATGGCTGCCGAAGAACTTGGTGTAGAGATGAAAACGCTACATCAAAAAACGTTAGAGATCCTAACCCGATTAGATTGGCCAGGCAATGTACGCCAATTAGAAAACATGTGTAGATGGCTTACGGTGATGGCGACAGGTTCTGAAGTATTGCCGAACGATCTTCCCTCTGAACTGCTTGCAGAGAAAAAAAATGTCGATCTTGACGGAGATAATACTTGGCAGAAACAGCTTGAAGCATGGGCAAAGACAGCTCTAGCATCAGGCGAAACAGATATCTTATCTTATGCCTTACCTGAATTTGAACGTATTCTGTTAGAAGCAGCTTTAACCCATACAAATGGCCACAAACAAGATGCCGCAAAAGTGTTGGGATGGGGCCGAAATACGTTAACGAGAAAGTTAAAAGAACTGTATTAA
- the glnL gene encoding nitrogen regulation protein NR(II), whose translation MDAELSQTIINNIVTATLMLDESLCVRYANPSAEQLFSQSAKRIINQPISKLIQHASMDLALLSQPLQSGQSITDSDVTFVVDGKPLMLEVTVSPLSWKKELMLLVEMRKIGQQRRLTQELNQHAQQQAAKLLVRGLAHEIKNPLGGLRGAAQLLERMLPDQSLTEYTQIIIEQADRLRALVDRLLGPQKPGKKKCGNLHQILEKVRQLVELEANADLMIERDYDPSLPDILMDTDQIEQALLNIVSNAAQILAHQSHGIITLRTRTVHQANIHGQRHKLVARIEITDNGPGIPTELQDTLFYPMVSGRDGGSGLGLSISQNLIDQHNGKIDVESWPGRTTFTIYLPIQ comes from the coding sequence GTGGACGCTGAACTAAGTCAAACCATTATAAATAATATTGTGACAGCCACTTTGATGCTCGACGAGTCTCTATGTGTTCGTTATGCCAACCCTTCTGCTGAACAGCTTTTTTCACAGAGTGCAAAACGCATTATCAACCAACCCATTTCTAAACTCATTCAACACGCCTCAATGGACCTAGCACTGCTGTCTCAACCATTGCAAAGTGGCCAGAGCATCACCGACAGTGATGTCACATTTGTAGTCGACGGTAAACCATTGATGCTAGAGGTAACAGTTAGCCCCCTTTCTTGGAAAAAGGAGCTAATGTTATTAGTAGAAATGAGAAAAATAGGTCAGCAAAGACGTCTAACACAAGAGCTCAATCAACACGCTCAGCAACAAGCTGCCAAATTGCTAGTGCGCGGTTTGGCTCATGAAATAAAGAACCCCCTAGGAGGGCTGAGAGGAGCTGCTCAGTTACTCGAGAGAATGCTTCCCGACCAAAGCCTTACCGAGTATACCCAAATCATCATTGAGCAAGCAGATAGGCTTAGAGCGCTCGTAGACCGCCTATTGGGTCCGCAGAAACCAGGTAAGAAGAAATGCGGTAACTTGCATCAAATATTAGAAAAAGTACGCCAGCTTGTTGAGTTAGAAGCTAACGCCGATCTCATGATCGAACGAGATTACGATCCAAGCTTGCCAGATATACTGATGGACACAGATCAAATTGAACAAGCTCTTTTGAATATCGTCAGTAATGCAGCACAAATCTTAGCCCATCAATCACATGGGATTATCACGCTACGCACCAGAACAGTGCATCAAGCCAATATTCACGGCCAACGACATAAACTCGTCGCCAGAATAGAAATCACAGACAATGGACCAGGGATTCCAACAGAGCTACAAGACACGCTGTTTTATCCGATGGTAAGCGGACGAGATGGCGGTTCTGGTTTGGGGCTATCAATATCGCAAAACTTAATCGATCAACATAATGGAAAAATTGATGTTGAAAGTTGGCCTGGAAGAACAACATTTACGATTTATCTTCCCATCCAGTGA